The DNA window CGATATCCGCCGGCTGCAGGCCCGCACACTGTCCCACCTTGGCGGTGCGCTGTTCGTGATCCTGCGCCCACACCGTCGTCGATGCTCCCACCATGGCCAACAAAGCGATAGCCAAACCCGTTTTTTTCATATGTCCTCCCGTTGTGATTAGCGCTATCCGGGCGCCCATCCCTGGCTCACAACAGGGTTTTGGCAAAGGATTACCGTTTGACGAACTCAATGACAAACAGCGCATCCAGGCCCGGATAGATTTCCTTGATCACCTGCTTCAACTCGCTGAGCGACATGTTCTCCTGCTGCGCGTGGCGTTCGGTCAGCGCATCCAGGCGCACCGGCGTTACCGACAACACTTCGATAAAGCAGAAGAATACGCCGTCCTCATTGCGGCTTACGCGCAGCACCTCGCCCGGTTTGAAATGCGATTCGCTGGCATCCCGAATGGTAATAGTTTTACGCCCGGCCAGAATGTCTTGCTCAAAACGGCTGAAGAAAGTTATTTCACGGCTCATTTTAGATCCTTTTTCATCACAACACCGCAACATAGGTCATTATGCCGCTTGCTTTTCTGACGCAGATCCCTCTTTTGAGTTAGACGATGCTTTTTTCGCTTTGTTTTCCGCCGGTTTCTTGAGGGTTTCCGCCGGCGAAGCACCGCGCAGAATCAGACCCAGCGCGTCTTTATTTTCCGCCAGGAAGAAGCTCAGCCCTTCACGCTGTTCGTCATCCAGGCTCAGCGGTGCCTGCTGCAGCCACTCCCCGAGGTTGTCCGCCAGATCCAGCATTTTGTCGTAGGCGTCGGCTTCTTTCTTGCTCGCGAAAGTCATTTTTTCCTCACCGTTTCTCACCACCACATATTTAACTTCAACCGCCATGCGTGCGTCCTCAAATACTCAAATGACTGTAATTATATACAGTATAAATAGATAATGGCGGGAAGGCAAACCGCCACCCGCCTTCGGCTTATTTCAGCAGCCGTACCTTGCAGCTTTTGCCTTTGATTTTACCCTGCTGCAGCTGTTGCAGCGCCTTGCGCGCGCTGGCCTTGCGAATAGCGACATAGGCGTGCACCGGGAACATGTCGATCTTGCCCACTTCCGCCGCCGTCAGCCCGGCGTCGCCGGTCAACGCGCCAAGGATATCGCCGGGACGGATTTTCGCCTTACGGCCGCCGTCGATGCATAGCGTCACCATCTCCGCTTCCAGCGAACCGCTCGCCGCCCCGCTCAGCTCGGACACCGGTGCCCAATCGACGCTCATCTGCAGATAATCTTCAATCGCGTGCGCCCGCGCCATTTCCTGCGGCGTGCACAGGCTGACCGCCAGTCCGCTCAGGCCGGCGCGGCCGGTGCGGCCAATGCGGTGCACATGCACTTCGGGATCGAACGCCAGCTCGTAGTTAACCACCAGCTCCAGCTCTTTGATATCCAGGCCGCGAGCGGCGACGTCGGTCGCCACCAACACCCGGCAACTGCGGTTGGCGAAACGTACCAACACCTGATCGCGATCGCGCTGCTCCAGATCGCCATGCAGCGCCAGTGCGCTGATGTTGCGGGCCTCCAGGGCTTCAAGCACCGTCTGGCAATCGCGCTTGGTATTGCAGAACACCACGCAGGACGCGGGTTGATGATGGCGAATCGCCGACACCAGCAGCGCCGGGCGCTGATCGCGGGTAGTCTCATAGAAGCGTTGTTCGATGGAAGTCTGCGCTTCGCCATCGTCCACCTCGACGCTCAGCGGCTGGCGCTGAACGCGCTCGCTGATGCGCTCGATGCCCGCCGGATAAGTGGCGGAGAACAGCAACGTCTGGCGCTGCGGCGGCGTGTAGCTGATAACATCGTCGATATCGTCGGCAAACCCCATGTCCAGCATGCGATCGGCCTCATCCAGCACCAGCATTTTCAGCTCGTCCAACTGCAGCGTTTTCTTGCGCAGGTGCTCCTGGATACGGCCCGGCGTCCCCACCACGATGTGTGGCGCATGCACCAGCGAATCGAGCTGTGGCCCCATCGGCTGGCCGCCGCACAGCGTCAGGATCTTGATGTTCTGCGTGAAACGCGCCAGGCGGCGCAGCTCTTTGCTGACCTGATCGGCCAGCTCGCGGGTCGGGCAAAGCACCAGCGCCTGTGTGGCGACCTGACCGACGACGATGCTGTTCAGCAGGCCAATGCCGAACGCCGCCGTTTTACCGCTGCCGGTTTTCGCCTTGGCGCGCACGTCCCGCCCTTGCAGGATGGCGGGCAACGCGGCGGCCTGCACCGGCGTCATTTCGGCGTACCCCAGTTCGTTGAGGTTGGCCAACTGTTCGGCTGGCAGCGGCAGGGAAGAAAAAGAAACTGTGCTCACGGCGATAACTCTTATATGGCGAATGAAATGGCGGCGCGCCCGCAGGTTAGCGCCGAATCAGCGGTAAATGATAACAGAGATGGGCGGCGTTACGGGCTGCGGGCATAAAAAAACCCGCCGGCGGCGGGTTTCTTGGCAACGCTGTCGTTAAATAGCAACGACGTTGGCTGCAGCCGGGCCACGTTGGCTGTCCTGGATGGAGAACTCAACCTGCTGGCCTTCAGCCAGGGTCTTGAAACCATCGCTAACGATAGCGGAAAAATGCACGAAAACGTCTTTAGAGCCATCGGCAGGGGTAATGAAGCCGAAACCTTTGCTTTCGTTGAACCATTTAACGTGACCAGTGATCTTGCTCATTTGTGTTTCCTTTACTTGATAAACCTGCCTTGACGGCACGAGACGCGAAAACCTTGTGATAAGTAGGCCTTCTTTCGCCGTCGGTTATTAACGCATAATCGCCCATGCAGGGCAAATATTTCTGCTTGTTATAAAAACAGTCAGTTAGCAACAAAACTGGCGCGACGGCTGTGCACGCAATCGTTTTCGTATATACTGCCCGCCGATCATCAATCCGCTTACTTTCACCGATCCAGGTACGAAACTATGTTAACGATTGGAACCGCCCTGCGCCCTTCCGCCACCCGCGTCATGTTGCTCGGCTCCGGCGAGTTGGGCAAAGAAGTCGCCATTGAATGCCAGCGCCTAGGTCTGGAAGTGATCGCCGTCGATCGCTACGCCGATGCGCCCGCCATGCATGTGGCGCACCGCAGCCACGTCATCAATATGCTGGACGGCGACGCGCTGAAAGCCGTTATCGAACAAGAACGGCCGGACTATATCGTTCCCGAAATCGAAGCGATCGCCACCGCCATGCTGGTGGAGCTTGAACATCAAGGGCACCGCGTCGTGCCCTGCGCCGAAGCCACGCGCCTGACCATGAACCGCGAAGGCATTCGCCGTCTGGCGGCGGAAGATCTCGGTTTGCCCACCTCGAGCTATCGCTTTGCCGACAGCGAGGCCGCCTTCCGCCAGGCGGTTGAACATATCGGCTACCCGTGCATCGTCAAACCGGTGATGAGCTCCTCCGGTAAAGGCCAAAGCCTGATCCGCACGCCCGACCAGTTGCAACAGTCCTGGGATTATGCCCAACAGGGCGGCCGGGCCGGCGGCGGCAGAGTGATCGTCGAAGGGCTGGTAAGATTTGACTTTGAAATTACGCTGCTGACCATCAGCGCAGTGGATGGCGTGCATTTCTGCGAGCCGATCGGGCATCGTCAGGAAGACGGAGATTATCGCGAATCCTGGCAGCCGCAGCGCATGTCGGCCACGGCGCTGAACCGCGCTCAGGCGATCGCGGAGAAAGTCGTGAAAGCCCTGGGCGGTTTCGGCCTGTTCGGCGTGGAGCTGTTCGTCTGTGGCGACGACGTGATCTTCAGCGAAGTGTCGCCACGCCCGCATGATACCGGCATGGTCACTTTGATTTCACAGGATCTGTCCGAGTTCGCCCTGCACGTTCGCGCGTTTCTCGGCTTGCCGATCGGCGCCATTCGCCAGTTCGGCCCTTCCGCCTCGGCGGTGATCCTGCCGCAGCTCACCAGCAGCGATGTGCGTTTCAGCGGGTTGGAAAACGCATTGCGCGGGTACAACCAGCTGCGTCTGTTCGGCAAACCGGAAATCGCCGGGCAACGCCGTCTTGGCGTTGCGCTGGCCACCGCGGACACCACTGAACACGCGGTGGAGCGAGCGAAGCAGGCCGCCGCCGCCGTGGCGGTTGAAAGCTGAAACTGACGGGGCCGCTTACGCGGCCCCGATAACATCAATAATCTTCGTCTTCTTCGGCATCGTCATCCAACGACGCATCCGGCGCGACTTCATGCTGCTCGTCTTCATCATCGTCATCGAACAATACCGCAACCTGAGCGCCCTGATGCTTCTCACGAATTTCCTGCGCAACGCGAGCAATGGCTTCACCGCTGCTCATGCCCTGCTCCATCAGTTGATGGATGCGATCCGCCGCTTCCTGCTGCTCCGCGTGACTCAGTAATGGCATACCTGCATGCATGTGTCGTTCTCTCCGGCAAAAGGGAGAAGGAGTATACGCGCTAATGCGGCGGATCCCAAGCCTCAGGCCGGTTGCGAACAGCCGTTATCGCTGCGCCACTGCTTCAGGCGATGCCGCCACAGCATGACATGCCACCCCTGCTTCACGCCGCGCGCATTGGCGGACATCGCTCTGTCGATGCCGCGCTGATAAAACTCTTCGGTAATCTGATTCTGGGCAAGCGGATCCGGCTCACGACGAATGCTATGGCAAATGCCCAACGCTTCGCGGGTGATTTGCCAGTGGAAAGCCGGACGAATGGCAATGCTGCCTGCATAGCGCAGGTTGAGCCGCTCCAGCATTTCGACGATTTTCATATAGTGGCGTTGATAATCCACGTTTGCTTTGCCGGTGCGGCGACGATTGCTGATCGACTTATCGTGCACCCGTTGACGGTACAGCGGCGTGCTTAAATACTTGACCCGCTGGGCATTAAACATGACTTCGGTCGTCCAGGGAATATCCTGATGATGTAACCCTGGTTCAAAATAAAGCTGATGCCGGCGGATAAAATCGAGGCGATATATCGCCAGCCATACAACGTGAATAAATTTTCGCGATTTCAATGCCCGTTCTAACCACTGTACGCCGGTGATAACGTCGGTGGTCTGTAAACGCTCTTGGGGAAAGATCGGCTGTAATTCGTCCTCACTGGCGAAATAGCGCTCGCCATTGCATTGCATCACGTCTAATTGATGCAGCTCGGCCTGTTCCAACAGCGTGGAATACATTTCTGGCGCCAACAGATCGTCGGCATCAGGAAACGCCACATATTTGCCCCGGGCGACGGCAAGACCGGCATTACGCGCATTGGAAACGCCGCCGTTGGCCTGATCGATCACTCTAATATGCGAATGCTGCGCCGCGTAACGGTGCGCAGTCTCACCCGAGCCGTCGGTAGAACCATCATTGACGATGATCACCTCCAACCGTTGTTCGCGCTGCGCCAACAACGAGGCCAGGAAGGGTTCCAGTAATTCTCCCGCATTATGCATCGGGACAATAACGCTCAGCATTAACGACATAGGCAGCTCTTCAATGATAATGTAACAAAATAATAATTTTATTTTTTTAGATAAAACCCACCCGTTCAGCGCTGGAGGAAAATGGCTGCTGATAAGGCACAGGCATTTCCAATACAGGCCAAATAAGATTAGTCTTATTTTTCTCTTTTCATGCTACGGGCAAGAAACGTTATATAATCAACCGTTAATCCAAAAATAATCGCCTCACCCTCTCAATACCGGGCGGTGCATCCTTTTCTCTTTTTTTTGATAACGAAGAGAAACAGTAAATTTGCGAAATTAACGAGTAATCTTTATATTCTTCGGGTTGCGCGCCCTCGATTGAAATACTTCCAGCTAACTTTAACGCTGAATTTTTAACATATTGAAGTGTAGTTAATGGCGCAAAAAATGCCTTATTTAAGGTCTATTGAGCTGCTGTTTATGTGAACTGTGCTTCATGTCGCGCATGGCAAGACATGCATGCCGCGGCCGTCTATGGCACACTAACGGCCGATATCGCCGCCCCCACAGCCAGGTTTATTGACGTTCATGAGCGTAACAGCCCCAAACATAAAGTCTTTGCCTTACAGCCGCAGCGCCCTGATGACGCTTTTCGCCCCGCTTTCATCCTCCCCTTGGGCGATGCTGCTGCATTCGGGGTTTGCCGAGCATTCGCATAACCGCTTCGATATCCTGGTCGCTGAGCCGCGCGTTACGCTCACCACCCATGGCGCCACCACCGAAATTTGTTGTGACGGCGTCACAAGCCTGTCTGAGGAAGATCCGTTTGCCCTGCTGCAACAACAGTTGGCGACGCAAGGTTGGCAGCCGGCCTTCAATCCAGATCTGCCGTTTCAGGGCGGCGCCCTGGGGCTGTTCGGCTACGATCTCGGGCGCCGGGTGGAAACTTTGCCACAGTTGGCCGACGCCGATCTCACTTTGCCGGATATGGCGGTAGGCATTTATGACTGGGCGCTTATTGCCGACCATCGGTTGCAAACGCTGACGCTGCTCAGCTATGGCGACGTGGAACAGCGCTGGCGCTGGCTCAATAATCAAACCGCGCCGACGGAACGCCCTTTTGCGCTGCTGAGCGACTGGCGCGCCAATATGAGCCGGCGGCAGTACGGTGAGAAATTCCAACGCATCCAGCACTACCTGCGCAACGGAGATTGCTACCAAATTAATCTGGCGCAGCGATTCTCCGCCGACTATCAAGGGGACGAATGGCAGGCATTTTGTCGCTTGAGCGCCAGCAATCGCGCGCCCTTCTCCGCTTTCCTGCGTCTACCGCACAACAGCGTGCTGAGCGTCTCTCCCGAACGCTTCCTGTGGCTGGAACAGCAGCGCATCCAAACCCGCCCGATCAAAGGCACGCTGCCGCGGCTGGCAGACACGGAACAAGACGCCGCGCAGGCTCGCCGCCTGGCGGATTCTCCCAAGGATCGCGCCGAAAATCTGATGATCGTCGATCTGCTGCGTAACGATATCGGCCGCGTCGCCCAACCCGGCAGCGTACGGGTGCCGCAACTGTTCGCCGTGGAGCCGTTCCCGGCGGTACACCACCTGGTAAGCACCATTACCGCGATCTTGCCGGACCAGGCCTCAGCCACCGCGTTGCTGCGCGCCTGCTTCCCCGGCGGGTCGATCACCGGCGCCCCTAAGGTGCGCGCGATGGAAATCATCGAAGAACTGGAGCCGCAGCGCCGCAATGCCTATTGCGGCAGCATCGGATATCTGAGCGCCTGCGGCACCATGGACACCAATATCACTATCCGCACGCTCGTCACCGAAAACGGGCGCATCCACTGCTCCGCCGGCGGCGGCATCGTGGCGGATAGCGAGGAACAGGCGGAATACCAGGAAACCTTCGACAAGGTGGGCCGCATTCTGCCGCAGCTTGGGGAGTGTGAGCTGTCGTGATCCCATCGAATTCACCGGCCTCTCTGCACGCCTTTATCAGCCGTTTTCAGCTGCAGCTGCCGCAGGCGGCGCAGATCTCGCACAACGTGCGCCCGGCGGCGGTGTTGATCCCGATTATCTGTCGCTCAGAGCCAACGCTGCTGTTGACTCGCCGCGCCGACTCGCTGCGCAAACATGCCGGCCAGGTGGCCTTCCCCGGCGGCAAAACCGACGCCGAAGACGGCTCGGCGATCGTCACGGCGCTGCGTGAGGCGCACGAAGAAGTGGCGATACCGCCGCAAGCGGTGACCGTACTCGGCCAAATGGCGCCGCTCGACAGCAGCACCGGATTTCAGGTCACGCCTATCGTCGGCCTGATCCCGCCGGAGGTGCAGTTCCGGGCCAATGAAGGCGAAGTGGCGGACGTGTTTGAGATGCCCCTTCGGGAGGCGCTGACCCTGTCGCGTTACTATCCGCTCGATATTCATCGCGCCGGGCATACGCACCGTATCTATCTCTCCTGGTATCACAGCCAGTTTATCTGGGGGCTGACCGCCGCCATCATTCGACGCCTGGCGCAACAGGTCAGCATTTAGCTGCCATTGCGTGATCTGACTCGCAATCTGGCATGACTATCGGCTTTCCGCTGCGGGTAAAGCGATCGAAATCACTTCATTTGATCGCTTTTTCAACTACCGTTGCGGTTGAATGGTTTTAAAAAAACTGTAAACCCTCTCTTAAACCTTACGAAATACCTGTAAAATACCACCGTCCGAGATAAACCACTGTAGAAACAGGGATTAAGCCGGCGGCGCTCAGCAAGGAAAAGCGGGCGCGATTACCGTTAATGGAGCTTGGGCGAAAGCGGATGCCACGCACAAGGGTTCGCCCCGGGTAATCAGTAAAAAAAGTGACACCACGGATTATTTAATTTCATGCGAAAAAGGCAGCCGAACCCGCACGGCCCTTTTACAATATCGCTGTTCCCTGCGCGGTTTTTAACCGCCGCAGCCATAACAATACGTCTCTTTAAGGAGTTTTAGCGTGATTAGCGTTTTCGACATGTTTAAGATCGGCATCGGCCCGTCCAGCTCTCATACGGTTGGACCGATGAAAGCCGGCAAACAGTTTGTCGACGATCTGGTAAATAAAGGCCTGATGCCTTCTATCACGCGTGTTGCCGTAGACGTTTACGGCTCACTCTCATTGACCGGCAAAGGTCACCATACCGATATCGCCATCATTCTCGGCCTGGCCGGCAACATGCCGGACACCGTCGATATCGATAGCATTCCGGGTTTTATTCGCGATGTAGAACAACGTCAACGCCTGATGCTGGCCAACGGCCTGCATGAAGTCGATTTCCCACGCGACGGCGGCATGGTCTTCCGCAGCGACAACCTGCCGCTGCATGAAAACGGCATGCAGGTTCACGCCTTCGCCGGCGATAAAGAAGTGTACAGCAAGACCTATTACTCCATCGGCGGCGGTTTCATCGTCGACGAGGAGAACTTCGGCAAGGCAGCCGAGCAAGAACTGCAAATGCCTTATCCGTTCAACTCCGCGCGCGAAATGCTCGACCACTGCCGCGAGACCGGGCTGTCGCTGTCCGGCATGGTGATGCAGAACGAACTGGCGCTGCACAGCAAGCAAGAGATCGACACCTACTTTGGTAACGTCTGGCAAACCATGCGCGCCTGTATCGATCGCGGTCTGAACACCGAAGGCGTGCTGCCGGGGCCGCTGCGCGTACCGCGCCGCGCCTCCGCGCTGCGCCGCATGCTGGTGGCGTCGGACAAACTGTCCAACGATCCGATGAACGTGATCGACTGGGTCAACATGTTCGCACTGGCGGTTAACGAAGAAAACGCCGCCGGCGGACGCGTGGTCACTGCGCCAACCAACGGCGCCTGCGGCATCGTGCCTGCCGTGCTGGCTTACTACGATCACTTCATTGAGTCTGTCAGCCCCGACATTTACATCCGCTACTTTATGGCAGCGGGTGCGATCGGTGCGCTGTACAAGATGAACGCCTCCATTTCCGGCGCCGAAGTCGGCTGCCAGGGGGAAGTGGGCGTCGCCTGCTCCATGGCGGCGGCCGGCCTGGCCGAACTGCTGGGCGGCAGCCCTGAGCAAGTGTGCGTGGCGGCAGAGATCGGCATGGAACACAACCTGGGGCTGACCTGTGACCCGGTCGCCGGCCAGGTGCAGGTGCCGTGCATCGAGCGCAACGCCATCGCCTCGGTCAAAGCGATCAACGCCGCCCGCATGGCTCTGCGCCGCACCAGCGAACCGCGCGTTTCGCTGGATAAGGTGATCGAAACCATGTACGAAACCGGCAAAGACATGAACGCCAAATACCGTGAAACCTCTCGCGGCGGCCTGGCGATCAAGGTGCAATGCGACTGACAGACAACCCCGCCGCCGGCGGGGTTTTTTATGGGTAATCAATTCATTGGCCGCTTTAGTGACAATGTCACCAAAAAATATCCTGCATTTTTCTCATCGATCCGACGGTTAGCCTGCAAATTGGCCTTCTGTTTTACCAAACTGAAATAATTTACTGAGTTACCATCAATCTTGTATAACCTCAGGCTAGAATTAGCCGAGCGCAACTTAAGGATCTATGGTCTGACTGTGACTCGGAGCTGGATTACCGAACAAGGATTTACCGGATGTTGATGACCCACCTCGCCGCGTCCCGATATCGTTACTACCGTTGGCTGCTGGCCGGAGCGGTGGGCGTGGCTATTCTGTTGGTATCGCTGTATACCCGTTACTACCAAGAGGTCAAAAGCATCGAACAGAGCCAACAGACGTTGGCCACCCGTACCGTTGGCAAGATCAACCAACTGTTGAGCCCGGCGCAGCTACAGGCGGAACGCAGTATGGATATGCTGGATCAGCCCTGCGAGAACGTCTCATCGACCCTGCGTTTTCGCGCCGCGCAAAATCAGGCGCTGCGCGCCATGCTGCTGGTGAAAAACGGCATCATTTACTGCTCCAGCCTGTTCGGCGCCCGCCATTATCAGATGGCCGCAGTGATGCCGACCCTGGTCAACAGCAATGCCCGGTTGGCGCTGCGCCCTTCGCTGGCGGTCAGCAAAGGTCTCCCCACGTTAGTATTGTGGACGCCATCTCCCACCGATAAAACCAGCGGCGTGCTGCACGTCTTCAATATCGAACTGCTGTCCAACTTTTTACTCGAGCCGCAGGAACCTTATGTTCAGCGAGTGGTGCTGAACGTCGCCGACAGCAGCCTGGAGTATGGCCGCCGTGAAATATTGAGCCGCGATACCCTGACTAACGATCTGCGCTACACCGCCGGTTCCGCGCTGTACCCCTTCTCAATTTCACTGTTCGGGCCACAGATTGGCATGCTCGCGCTTTCCGCGCTGCCGCGCCATATTCCGCTGGCGCTGCTGATCAGCCTGCTGGCGGCCTATGTGGTCTATCTGCTTACCGCTAACCGCATGAGCCTGTCTTATCACATCGGCCATGCCATCACCCATCGGGAATTTCGCGTCTACTGCCAGCCGATCATCCACAGCGACACCGGGCGCTGCGCCGGCGTCGAGATGCTGCTGCGTTGGAAAAAGAAGCGGCAGGGATGGATCTCGCCCGACGTATTTATCCCATTGGCCGAACAGCATGAGCTGATCATTCCGCTCACCCGCTATCTGCTGAACACCGTGACGGAAAACCTGCAGCTGTTCCCGCCGCGGCCGTCGTTTTACATCAGCATCAACGTCGCCGCCGAGCACTTTAAAACGCTCGATATCATCGACGATATCCGTCAGATTTGGCTGCCGGCGCACCCGATGCCGTCACTGATGCTGGAGCTGACCGAGCGCACCGCGCTGTCGGCGATCCAGTACGACCAGATCCGCACGCTGAAAGACATGGGCATCATGCTGGCTATCGACGACTTCGGCACCGGCCACAGTTCGCTGAGCTACCTGAAAAATCTCAGCCCGGACGTGTTGAAGATCGACCGCGGGTTTACCGCCGCCATCGGCACCGACGCGGTCAACGCCACGGTAACCGACACCATCATTACGCTGGCGCAGCGCCTGAAGCTGAAACTGGTGGCCGAAGGGGTAGAAACGGCGGAGCAGGCCGACTATTTGCGCTCGCGTGAGGTCAATGCCCTGCAGGGGTATTATTTCGCCAAGCCGATGCCGATCCACGTTTTCCCCCTGTGGTTACAGCAGTACGAATCGCGCGTCAGGAAAGCAGAAGAGAATACGCCGGAGGCCTGAGCCTCCGGCGGGAAGGTTACGAATGCGTTGATTCGTCAAACACGACGCGGGTAACGCGCACCAGTTCGATGCGGTATTCGGAGACCTCGACGATATCGAAACGCAGGTGGTTCAACTCGATGGTATCCCCCGCTACCGGCATCTGGCCATAATGGGCCAACAGCAGCCCGGCCAGAGTGGCGTAGTCGGCGGTAGGGCTGACCAGGTCATCGCAGGCCAGGGCCTGCTCCAGCGAGTGCAGGTCGGTCCCCCCCTTCACCAGCCAGCCGTCGCCTTCCGCCACGATGTCAGGCGTTTCATCTTCGTCCGGGAATTCACCGGCAATCGCCTCCAGCACGTCCAGCGGCGTCACCAGCCCCTGCACCACGCCGAATTCGTTGGTGACCACCACCAGACGTCCTTTGGCGCGACGCAGCACCGCCAGCAGCTTGATGACATCCATGGTTTCCGGCACCACGATCGGCGGCGTGCGGGCGGCGAACTCGGCGATATCTTCACCCTGTTCCAGCGCCACCAGCAGATCCTTGGCGCGCACGACGCCGACAATCTCATCCACCGACTCGCGGCATACCGGGAACAGGCTGTGCGGCGTATCCAGCAGCTGTGCGCGCACCTCTTCGCGAGAACGCTCGCAGTCGACCCAGGAGATCTCGGTGCGCGGCGTCATCACGCTGCGCAATGAGCGCGAGGCCAGCGTCAGCACGCCGCTGATCATATAACGCTCTTCCGCCGCAAAGGTTTCATCCCTCGGCAACGCGACCGCGTCGTCCGTCTGCTGCGCACGCTGCTGCCCCATCAGGCGCATGATCGCTTCCGCGGTGCGCTCGCGCATCGGGCGACGCGCCTGATGCTTAATGAAGTTACGGCGCGCGATCTGGTTGAACAATTCAATCAGGATCGAGAAGCCAATCGCGGCATACAGATAGCCTTTAGGAATGTGCAAGCCGAAGCCTTCGGCGATCAGGCTCAGGCCGATCATCAACAGGAAGCTCAGGCACAGCACCACGATGGTCGGGTGCGCGTTGACAAAGTTGGTCAACGGCTTGGATGCCAGCAGCATCACCGCCATTGCGATCACCACCGCCGCCATCATCACCGGCAGATCGTTCACCATGCCCACGGCGGTGATCACCGCATCGAGCGAGAACACCGCGTCCAGAATCACGATCTGTACCACCACCGCCCAGAACTTGGCGTAGCCGCGGTTGGCGCCGTCCTGATGCGACTGCCCCTCCAACCGTTCATGCAGCTCCATGGTGGCCTTGAACAGCAGGAATACCCCGCCGAACAGCAGGATAAGATCGCGGCCGGAAAAACTGAAATCGCCTACGCTGAACAGCGGCGTGGTCAGCGTCACCATCCAGGAGATCACCGACAGCAGGCCCA is part of the Serratia surfactantfaciens genome and encodes:
- a CDS encoding glycosyltransferase; this translates as MSLMLSVIVPMHNAGELLEPFLASLLAQREQRLEVIIVNDGSTDGSGETAHRYAAQHSHIRVIDQANGGVSNARNAGLAVARGKYVAFPDADDLLAPEMYSTLLEQAELHQLDVMQCNGERYFASEDELQPIFPQERLQTTDVITGVQWLERALKSRKFIHVVWLAIYRLDFIRRHQLYFEPGLHHQDIPWTTEVMFNAQRVKYLSTPLYRQRVHDKSISNRRRTGKANVDYQRHYMKIVEMLERLNLRYAGSIAIRPAFHWQITREALGICHSIRREPDPLAQNQITEEFYQRGIDRAMSANARGVKQGWHVMLWRHRLKQWRSDNGCSQPA
- a CDS encoding YebG family protein is translated as MAVEVKYVVVRNGEEKMTFASKKEADAYDKMLDLADNLGEWLQQAPLSLDDEQREGLSFFLAENKDALGLILRGASPAETLKKPAENKAKKASSNSKEGSASEKQAA
- a CDS encoding CoA pyrophosphatase translates to MIPSNSPASLHAFISRFQLQLPQAAQISHNVRPAAVLIPIICRSEPTLLLTRRADSLRKHAGQVAFPGGKTDAEDGSAIVTALREAHEEVAIPPQAVTVLGQMAPLDSSTGFQVTPIVGLIPPEVQFRANEGEVADVFEMPLREALTLSRYYPLDIHRAGHTHRIYLSWYHSQFIWGLTAAIIRRLAQQVSI
- the cspE gene encoding transcription antiterminator/RNA stability regulator CspE; protein product: MSKITGHVKWFNESKGFGFITPADGSKDVFVHFSAIVSDGFKTLAEGQQVEFSIQDSQRGPAAANVVAI
- the yqfB gene encoding N(4)-acetylcytidine aminohydrolase → MSREITFFSRFEQDILAGRKTITIRDASESHFKPGEVLRVSRNEDGVFFCFIEVLSVTPVRLDALTERHAQQENMSLSELKQVIKEIYPGLDALFVIEFVKR
- the dbpA gene encoding ATP-dependent RNA helicase DbpA, producing MSTVSFSSLPLPAEQLANLNELGYAEMTPVQAAALPAILQGRDVRAKAKTGSGKTAAFGIGLLNSIVVGQVATQALVLCPTRELADQVSKELRRLARFTQNIKILTLCGGQPMGPQLDSLVHAPHIVVGTPGRIQEHLRKKTLQLDELKMLVLDEADRMLDMGFADDIDDVISYTPPQRQTLLFSATYPAGIERISERVQRQPLSVEVDDGEAQTSIEQRFYETTRDQRPALLVSAIRHHQPASCVVFCNTKRDCQTVLEALEARNISALALHGDLEQRDRDQVLVRFANRSCRVLVATDVAARGLDIKELELVVNYELAFDPEVHVHRIGRTGRAGLSGLAVSLCTPQEMARAHAIEDYLQMSVDWAPVSELSGAASGSLEAEMVTLCIDGGRKAKIRPGDILGALTGDAGLTAAEVGKIDMFPVHAYVAIRKASARKALQQLQQGKIKGKSCKVRLLK
- the purT gene encoding formate-dependent phosphoribosylglycinamide formyltransferase; its protein translation is MLTIGTALRPSATRVMLLGSGELGKEVAIECQRLGLEVIAVDRYADAPAMHVAHRSHVINMLDGDALKAVIEQERPDYIVPEIEAIATAMLVELEHQGHRVVPCAEATRLTMNREGIRRLAAEDLGLPTSSYRFADSEAAFRQAVEHIGYPCIVKPVMSSSGKGQSLIRTPDQLQQSWDYAQQGGRAGGGRVIVEGLVRFDFEITLLTISAVDGVHFCEPIGHRQEDGDYRESWQPQRMSATALNRAQAIAEKVVKALGGFGLFGVELFVCGDDVIFSEVSPRPHDTGMVTLISQDLSEFALHVRAFLGLPIGAIRQFGPSASAVILPQLTSSDVRFSGLENALRGYNQLRLFGKPEIAGQRRLGVALATADTTEHAVERAKQAAAAVAVES
- a CDS encoding YoaH family protein; this translates as MHAGMPLLSHAEQQEAADRIHQLMEQGMSSGEAIARVAQEIREKHQGAQVAVLFDDDDEDEQHEVAPDASLDDDAEEDEDY
- the pabB gene encoding aminodeoxychorismate synthase component 1, which encodes MSVTAPNIKSLPYSRSALMTLFAPLSSSPWAMLLHSGFAEHSHNRFDILVAEPRVTLTTHGATTEICCDGVTSLSEEDPFALLQQQLATQGWQPAFNPDLPFQGGALGLFGYDLGRRVETLPQLADADLTLPDMAVGIYDWALIADHRLQTLTLLSYGDVEQRWRWLNNQTAPTERPFALLSDWRANMSRRQYGEKFQRIQHYLRNGDCYQINLAQRFSADYQGDEWQAFCRLSASNRAPFSAFLRLPHNSVLSVSPERFLWLEQQRIQTRPIKGTLPRLADTEQDAAQARRLADSPKDRAENLMIVDLLRNDIGRVAQPGSVRVPQLFAVEPFPAVHHLVSTITAILPDQASATALLRACFPGGSITGAPKVRAMEIIEELEPQRRNAYCGSIGYLSACGTMDTNITIRTLVTENGRIHCSAGGGIVADSEEQAEYQETFDKVGRILPQLGECELS